One Plasmodium berghei ANKA genome assembly, chromosome: 13 genomic region harbors:
- a CDS encoding tryptophan--tRNA ligase, putative, which yields MEKLKTIYVDSALSIIKGALCVILQIPTSRTTESVKKKQNFIGILTVNSIKSEPTISQYDDIKKLVKNKILENAPFYNYQIERSFADKFYGDCIYDNFGLPKNINEINLIILEEWNINCNRNRILKHTGLIKNIEINNFKYINNKESLEVHFSVNPMYTFEELSTLYKNEKSLYNFLLCPIRKVCTNSEHIVTNGYRQNDNILNNVENRENNEEYIYINVDDLLEKNKVLPPSGVENIGYERSNEVTPWNVNINGDGIDYNKLIKQFGCSKIKEEHIKRIEMLTKKKAHHFIRRNIFFSHRDLDFLLNYYEKNKSFYIYTGRGPSSLSMHLGHLIPFYFCKYLQDVFNVPLIIQISDDEKFLFNKNYSLDYINKLSKENVKDIIAVGLNPELTFIFKNTEYVHNLYNTVLSIHKKTTLNQSMNIFGFDHSDNIGKLSYPSFQIAPCFSRCFPHFLPQNLPCLVPQGIDQDPYFRLSRDIAVKLGLHKPVVIHSIFMPSLLGVNTKMSSTKKKSEKTDGQSSESVSGRSNTKDAGNKTGLNEHNNSVIFLTDTPEQIKNKINKYAFSGGGATIQEHKEKGGNLDKDISYQYLRYLLDDDDKLNEIGEKYKSGELLSGEIKKILIDVVVDLIQTHKKKRDSLTDDQIDYFFNPNKPALMKFKNV from the exons ATGGAAAAACTAAAAACAATTTACGTAGATTCAGCACTAAGTATAATTAAGGGGGCTCTTTGTGTTATTCTTCAGATACCAACAAGTCGAACCACTGAAagtgtgaaaaaaaaa caAAATTTTATAGGTATTTTGACAGTAAATTCAATAAAAAGTGAACCAACAATAAGCCAATatgatgatataaaaaagttggtaaaaaataagattttagaaaatgcgccattttataattatcaaATAGAAAGATCATTTGCGGATAAATTTTATGGGGattgtatatatgataattttggattgccaaaaaatataaacgaaataaatttaataatattagaaGAATGGAATATAAATTGTAATAGAAATCGAATATTGAAACACACTggattaataaaaaatatagaaataaataattttaaatatataaataataaagaatcATTGGAAGTTCATTTTTCTGTTAATCCTATGTATACTTTTGAAGAACTAAGtacattatataaaaatgaaaaaagtttatataattttcttttatgtCCAATTAGAAAAGTTTGTACAAACAGTGAACATATAGTAACAAATGGATATCGtcaaaatgataatattttgaataatgTTGAAAATagagaaaataatgaagaatatatatatataaacgtTGACGatttattagaaaaaaataaagttttACCCCCATCAGGTGTAGAAAATATTGGATATGAAAGATCAAATGAAGTAACACCATGGaatgttaatataaatggaGATGGTAttgattataataaattaataaaacaatttggatgttcaaaaattaaagaagaGCACATAAAAAGAATTGAAATGTTAACTAAGAAGAAAGCTCATCATTTTATTagaagaaatatattttttagtcATAGAGATTtagattttttattaaattattatgaaaaaaacaaaagtttttatatatatacaggTAGAGGCCCATCTTCATTATCTATGCATCTAGGTCATTTGAtcccattttatttttgtaaatatttacaaGATGTATTTAATGTCCCAttaattatacaaatatcagatgatgaaaaatttttatttaataaaaattattcattggattatataaataaattatcaaaaGAAAATGTAAAAGATATAATAGCAGTTGGTTTAAATCCAGAAttaacatttatatttaaaaatacagaatatgtacataatttatataatactgTTTTAtctatacataaaaaaactaCTTTAAATCAAtcaatgaatatatttggATTTGATCATAGTGATAATATAGGAAAATTATCTTATCCTTCTTTTCAAATTGCTCCATGTTTTTCTCGATGTTTTCCACATTTTTTGCCACAAAATTTGCCATGTTTAGTTCCTCAGGGAATTGATCAAGATCCATACTTTCGATTGAGTCGGGATATTGCAGTTAAGTTGGGATTACACAAACCAGTTGTTATTCACTCTATTTTTATGCCTAGTTTGTTGGGTgttaatacaaaaatgaGTAGCACTAAAAAGAAGTCAGAAAAAACTGATGGACAAAGTAGTGAATCAGTATCTGGTAGATCTAACACCAAAGATGCTGGAAATAAAACAGGTTTAAATgaacataataatagtgTTATTTTTCTTACAGATACACCtgaacaaattaaaaataaaattaataaatatgcttTTAGTGGAGGTGGCGCAACCATTCAAGAACATAAAGAAAAAGGAGGAAATCTTGATAAAGATATATCATATCAATATTTGAGATATTTATTAGATGATgatgataaattaaatgaaattggagaaaaatataaaagtgGGGAACTTCTTAGTggtgaaattaaaaaaatactcaTAGATGTTGTTGTAGATTTGATACAaacacataaaaaaaaaagagattCCTTGACAGATGATCAAAtagattattttttcaatccCAATAAACCTGCTCTCATGAAATTTAAGAATGTATAA
- a CDS encoding protein kinase 6: MDISNFDFMDIIGKGTYGVVYKAIDKKENKIVAIKKIINLCDHNYGISKIILRELSILQKINHKNIIVLRNIFYGKDIEQKLIGENLENSCLYLTFEYCDIDLLNFTKIYNLNIKEVKYIIFEILLALCYLHSNNYLHRDIKPENIFINSKGEIKLGDLGLSVEKSDNMTPSVVTIWYRSPELLLKQNNYDQKIDIWSLGCLFVELITGRPLFPGKNDQSQLDLIYATLGNKTEIAMDNIERYNSFPYYEEHILKSMISDESVCDLISKMLIYDPYFRISSKEALKHSCFDDMTKLPPLTI, translated from the exons ATGGATATTTCtaattttgattttatgGATATAATAGGAAAGGGAACATATG GGGTTGTGTACAAGGCCATAgataaaaaggaaaataaaatcgttgcaataaaaaaaataataaatttgtgTGATCATAATTATGGGATAagcaaaattatattacgAGAATTAAGCATacttcaaaaaataaatcacaaaaatataattg ttttaagaaacattttttatgggAAAGACATAGAACAAAAGTTGATAGGGGAAAACCTAGAAAATTCGTGTTTGTATTTA ACCTTCGAATACTGTGACATTGATCTCCtaaattttacaaaaatatataatttaaatatcaAGGAAGTgaagtatataatatttgaaatattattagcGTTGTGCTATTTGcattcaaataattatttgcaTAGAGATATAAAACCggaaaacatatttatcaaTTCAAAAggtgaaataaaattaggAGATTTGGGATTGTCTGTTGAAAAAAGTGACAATATGACCCCATCAGTGGTAACAATCTGGTATAGATCTCCAGAGTTgttattaaaacaaaataattatgatcaGAAAATCGATATTTGGAGTTTGGGGTGCTTATTTGTTGAACTAATAACTGGGAG accTCTTTTTCCAGGGAAAAATGACCAATCACAG CTTGATTTAATTTATGCAACACTTGGAAATAAAACTGAAATAGCAATGGATAACATTGAAAGATATAACTCATTTCCTTATTATGag gaacatattttaaagaGTATGATTTCTGATGAATCAGTTTGCGATTTAATTTCTAAAATGTTAATTTATGATCCATATTTTAGGATATCATCAAAGGAAG cTTTAAAACATAGTTGCTTTGATGATATGACCAAGTTACCACCCCTTACCATatag
- a CDS encoding parasitophorous vacuolar protein 3, whose product MAFKKLIFITAFYSLINYLTNDGKCTCQSFNNPLVQPHFEMEDEYQTFGENDIKAETEPVPDDGNVNNGGNNFNNYNGNDDGDDGDDDDDDDDDDDEIINNDDDDEIINNNDDDEDNEKKK is encoded by the coding sequence atggCATTCAAAAagttaatatttattacagCATTTTACAGTTTAATCAATTATTTAACAAATGATGGTAAATGCACATGTCAATCATTTAATAACCCTCTTGTACAGCCACATTTTGAAATGGAAGACGAATATCAAACATTTGgagaaaatgatataaaagcGGAAACAGAGCCTGTACCAGATGATGGAAATGTAAACAATGGtggaaataattttaacaatTATAATGGAAATGATGATGGGGATGATGGGGATGATGATGATGATGATGATGATGACGatgatgaaataattaacaatgatgatgatgatgaaataattaataataatgatgatgatgaagataatgaaaaaaaaaaataa
- a CDS encoding mitochondrial intermediate peptidase, putative produces the protein MQVSIMENSIYYLKRAGKISIREKIRRGICIDRKVLVNKFIEDKHSTKLNILDNINFKNVLNKIEVSSARLNIKGNNRNIFKDKKCYISGNYNFEQTLTCVDKLKNSDIEYIDGVLKKVNKINNKDEDDEGFILELKGISNNGENILEFTNMCIKICKKLLQNIFKESNIYIIVNIIDTVSNNLCKLGDALELLRNLHNNNNVILKAHEGLEKLTNFIDEINIDEKIYNFLKQKYNDNINILNYEHKEVLENMIQSMENQGVHIKEKERKKEYLELQAQEKYFSFHASSNFSTNLEGIYIEKNKLLPYIDKNTLIEYENKIKPLYKNNKIKKSYFYPTSDYIYILQDSSFLLTLLENIPEQNLREKIYNLFKKTNKDFQNNILVLQYYRNMLIIYRNFKNYNEYALKNCILNSPDKVLYFLEKVFRKILPLFFEELKFIESYIQFCENKNHNNIFSKNLNIPNEEYSQDIKNEKYDLKKNYDKTGLSSECKDGNNNVSLVTPENIFYYINKIKMEKLKKIEDKLNEHLTLYDVLSFVIKILKKCYLLDMISVIPTKGELWDEHILKFEIKKHNHIYGYIYMDLFERENKNQAIAQYTVRCSKNMNICLKYKWFDENSEISIPFFYTGIIKSEISNNMSTDFEQNDKDISKNEKTNLYRQTTSTFLVCNFKADLDKNKNVEKKSRPNENRKCNLVSDKIKIFLENIKMTLEKVNLFLHEFGHTLHCILSSTYLQHLSGNRSGADFSEFSSHLFEEYLNSYEALSLLYSQKKDENEIKNMVENYVKNKNIICYYPIVQLVIQSIVDHIFYSLSHNSNNMNERKQLIENEIKTYFLGLYYKNIFILDFFPHIHFSKTTHLIHYPSNYYCYLYCSILAKYIWNRTFKNDLYNLDSSSRIVKFLEGGSVNSSLRNIISLVETDKEKIDYYTENPHHIPLDDFFEYYQEGDKQKKYDSFFCSIIPS, from the exons atGCAAGTGTCTATAATGGAAAATTCAATCTATTACTTAAAACGAGCAGGAAAAATATCAATTCGTGAAAAAATAAGGAGAGGAATTTGTATTGATAGGAAAGTATTAGTTAACAAGTTTATTGAAGATAAACATAGTactaaattaaatatattagataatataaattttaagaatgttttaaataaaattgaagtTAGTAGTGCTAGGTTAAATATAAAGGGAAATAACaggaatatttttaaagatAAAAAGTGTTACATTAGTGGAAATTATAACTTTGAACAAACCTTAACATGCGTagacaaattaaaaaatagtgaCATTGAATATATCGATggtgttttaaaaaaagtgaacaaaataaataataaagatgaAGATGATGAAGGGTTTATTCTCGAATTAAAAGGAATATCTAATAATggtgaaaatattttagaatttactaatatgtgtataaaaatatgtaaaaaattattgcaaaatatatttaaggaaagtaatatatatataattgtaaatataatagataCCGTTTCAAATAATCTTTGTAAATTAGGTGATGCTTTAGAACTGTTAAGAAATTTACacaacaataataatgtaattTTAAAAGCTCATGAAGgtttagaaaaattaactaattttattgatgaaataaatattgatgaaaaaatttataattttttaaaacaaaaatataatgataatataaatatattaaattatgaGCATAAAGAAgttttagaaaatatgaTTCAATCTATGGAAAATCAGGGTGTACATATTAAAGAAAAGGAGAggaaaaaagaatatttagAATTACAAGCccaagaaaaatatttttcatttcatGCATCTTCTAATTTTTCTACCAATTTGGAAGGAAtttatattgaaaaaaataaactacTACCATATATAGATAAGAATACATTAAttgaatatgaaaataaaattaaacctttatataaaaataataaaataaaaaaaagctATTTCTATCCTACTAgtgattatatatatattttacaagatagttcttttttattaacacttttggaaaatattcctgaacaaaatttaagagaaaaaatttataatttatttaaaaagacAAATAAAGATTTtcaaaacaatattttagttttacaatattatagaaatatgttaattatttatagaaattttaaaaactaCAATGAATatgcattaaaaaattgtatattaaATTCTCCTGATaaagttttatattttttagaaaaggtttttagaaaaatattgccacttttttttgaagAATTAAAGTTCATAGAAAGCTATATTCAATtttgtgaaaataaaaatcacaataatatattctcCAAAAATTTGAACATACCAAATGAGGAATATTCCcaagatataaaaaatgaaaaatatgatttaaaaaaaaattatgataaaacaGGATTAAGTAGTGAATGTAAAGatggtaataataatgtatcTTTGGTAACTccagaaaatattttttattatattaataaaataaaaatggaaaaattaaaaaaaattgaagaCAAGTTAAATGAGCATTTAACTCTATATGATGTTTTAAGCTTTgtcataaaaattttaaaaaaatgttatttgTTAGATATGATAAGTGTAATTCCAACAAAAGGGGAATTATGGGAtgaacatattttaaaattcgaaattaaaaaacataatcatatttatggttatatatatatggatttatttgaaagggaaaataaaaatcaagCAATAGCACAATATACAGTTAGAtgttcaaaaaatatgaacatttgtttgaaatataaatggtttgatgaaaatagtgaaattagtattccatttttttatacagGTATTATTAAAAGTGAGATAAGTAATAATATGTCTACTGATTTTGAACAAAATGATAAggatatttcaaaaaatgagaaaacAAATTTGTATAGACAAACTACATCCACTTTTTTAGTTTGCAATTTTAAAGCCGAtcttgataaaaataaaaatgtagaGAAAAAAAGTAGACCCAAtgaaaatagaaaatgtAATTTGGTTTctgataaaattaaaatttttttagaaaatattaaaatgacTTTAGAAAAAGTTAATCTTTTTCTTCACGAATTTGGGCATACATTACATTGTATATTAAGTTCAACATATTTACAACATTTATCAGGTAATAGAAGTGGAGCAGATTTTTCCGAATTTTCTTCTCATTTATTTGaggaatatttaaatagcTATGAAGCATTATCTTTGTTAtattcacaaaaaaaagatgaaaatgaaataaaaaatatggtagaaaattatgttaaaaataaaaatattatatgttattACCCAATTGTCCAACTTGTTATACAATCTATTGTTGaccatatattttattctttatctcataattcaaataatatgaatgaaAGAAAGCAATTAATTGagaatgaaataaaaacatattttttagggctatactataaaaatatttttatattagatttttttccacatatccatttttcaaaaacaacacatttaattcattacccttcaaattattattgttatttgtATTGCTCTATATTGGCAAAGTATATATGGAACCGAACCTTTAAAAATGACCTATATAACTTAGATAGTTCGTCTCGCATAGTCAAATTTCTAGAGGGG GGTTCTGTCAATTCGAGCTTGCGAAATATCATATCTTTAGTCGAAACAGATAAGGAAAAAATCGATTATTACACGGAAAACCCTCACCATATTCCGTTGGAcgatttttttgaatattacCAAGAAGGAGATaaacaaaagaaatatgattcatttttttgttcaaTCATACCATCATGA
- a CDS encoding nuclear movement protein, putative, giving the protein MDGDIVVNEKFDFLMLSIAKECGDINNFMNIFFSFLLRKTDFITNSKNIEQCEEVVLRVLKKHYKKKDEYLVKLKKEYEKMDEEKKKILERENNINKTKNGNIKDKKKIENNNKVVEIEDDDYDKLKKNDKKNMNESGKNNKQEDQINENNKQMNSKSNNNEACSEDDDDGDCEPPKGNGGKTEKYTWTQTLGTVDMYIDVEEFIKTKDIKVDITFKKLSIKVKNNIYIEGEFHKHIKPEDSIWTLEDNRIIHISIEKLNTMEWWATVIKGDPEIDVKKIVPENSRMEDLDSETRSVVEKMLYDQKQKALNLPTSEEKKKFEIFEKFKQMHPEMDFSKANINYGNSSSGNMFFGK; this is encoded by the coding sequence atggatGGTGATATTGTGGTTAATGAAAAgtttgattttttaatgcTAAGTATAGCTAAGGAGTGTGGagatataaacaattttatgaacatatttttttcgtttttattAAGAAAAACTGATTTTATTACTAACTCCAAAAATATAGAACAATGTGAAGAAGTTGTTTTAAGGGTGTTGAAAAAAcactataaaaaaaaagatgaatatttagtcaaattaaaaaaggaatatgaaaaaatggatgaagaaaaaaaaaaaatattagaaagggaaaataatataaataaaacaaaaaatggtaatataaaagataaaaaaaaaatcgaaaataataataaagttGTGGAAATAGAAGATGATGATTAtgacaaattaaaaaaaaatgataaaaaaaatatgaacgAGTCaggtaaaaataataaacaagaagaccaaataaatgaaaataacaaaCAAATGAACAGTAAATCCAATAATAACGAAGCATGCTCAGAAGATGATGATGATGGCGATTGTGAACCACCAAAAGGAAACGGAGGAAAAACTGAAAAGTATACATGGACACAGACACTAGGCACTGTAGACATGTATATAGATGTAGAAGAATtcataaaaacaaaagatataaaggtagatataacatttaaaaaattatccataaaagttaaaaataatatatatattgaagGAGAATTTCATAAGCATATTAAACCCGAAGATTCAATTTGGACACTTGAAGATAATCGAATAATTCATATTTCgattgaaaaattaaatactATGGAATGGTGGGCTACAGTTATTAAAGGTGATCCAGAAATAGATGTAAAAAAGATAGTTCCTGAAAATTCACGTATGGAAGATCTTGATTCTGAAACACGATCCGTTGTAGAAAAAATGCTTTATGACCAAAAGCAAAAAGCATTAAATTTACCAACAtctgaagaaaaaaaaaaatttgaaatttttgaaaaatttaaacaaatGCATCCTGAAATGGATTTTTCAAAAgctaatattaattatggAAACTCATCCTCGGGTAATATGTTTTTCGGTAAATAA
- a CDS encoding RanBPM and CLTH-like protein, putative, with the protein MNEDSLGETSTIYLNKKNWLKEFEYIKIHENDLNEVLMNYFCVHRMYDVALEFQKETNIKPDMPIETVKLRYLIQDNIMNNKIEEAIEHINNLDERILKKHKDLIFYLKKQKLLKLILNNNISEAIIYSQQELAPYVNEKPSLINEIDDIMMLMAYPNFNSDEAKKLIQKLEKKKSTLKRIDDIILNYYNVDSESTFEYIVKNAFFTQNVLSAKYPCSIPKLKNLKNGYIEYFEQLKKNKKKKKKKSEKNCSNKKKASRINIYDKSFEENPRDFNTAYDEYRSM; encoded by the exons ATGAATGAGGATTCCTTAGGAGAAACTAGTAccatatatttaaacaa gAAAAACTGGCTAAAGgaatttgaatatattaaaattcaTGAAAATGATTTGAATGAAGTGTTGATGAATTATTTCTGTGTCCATCGAATGTATGATGTTGCATTGGAGTTTCAAAAAGAAACAAATATTAAGC ctGATATGCCCATTGAAACTGTTAAGCTACGATATTTGATCCAAGAcaatataatgaataaCAAAATAGAAGAAGCTATAGAGCATATTAACAATTTAGATGAACGa attttgaaaaaacataaagatcttattttttatctaaagaaacaaaaattattgaagttaattttaaat AATAATATTAGCGAGGCTATCATATATTCACAACAAGAATTGGCTCCATATGTGAACGAAAAg ccATCCCTTATTAATGAAATAGACGATATTATGATGTTAATGGCTTATCCAAAttttaat AGTGATGAAgctaaaaaattaattcaaaaattagaaaaaaaaaaaagtacaTTAAAAAGGATTgatgatataattttgaattattataatgttGACAGTG AAAGTACATTTGAATATATTGTTAAGAATGCCTTTTTTACCCAAAATGTTTTGAGCGCAAAG TACCCTTGCAGTATACccaaattaaaaaacttgaaaaatggatatattgaatattttgaacagctcaagaaaaataaaaaaaaaaaaaaaaaaaaatccgaaaaaaattgttcaaataaaaaaaaagcaagtagaattaatatatatgataaaagCTTTGAAGAAAATCCACGAGATTTCAATACAGCATACGATGAATATCGTTCAATgtga